Within Streptomyces sp. SS1-1, the genomic segment CCCCGACAGGGGCAGTCAGGAGAACTTCCAGCATGTCTGAGAACGTCGTTCACCTCCACAAGAACACTGACCCGGCGGCCGTGACGACCCTGACCGTGGTTCCGGACGCGTCCCCGGCGCGGCCCGTGCCGCTGTGGGTCCGCTCCGGACGCGCGGTGAAGACGGCCGTCACGCACGAGAAGACCCGGGTGGCCGCGCGGGCGGCGGCCCGGCACACGTCCTACACGTTCAACGGCGGGCGGATCGTGGCCCGCCGGGCATGGGATGGCCGTACCGGCTCCCGCTACGAGCGGTACATGCGCACGGCGGAAGCCGCGGGGAACATGGAGCTGGCCGCTGAGTGGGAGGAGCGTCTCCAGCGCTTCCGCGACGCCCGCCACCGCCGCCGCATGGACCTCCTGCACTCTCCAGTGGAGGCCGCCAAGGGCGTCGCCGTCGGCGCCGGCATGAGCGTCGGTGTGCTGGTCGGCCTCGGCGTCATCCTGGCGATCAGCAGCGGGCAGGCCGCCGACGTCATCACACCCCTGTCGGCCACGATCGAGTTCATTGCCCTGCTCATCCGGATCGTTCAGATCGTGTGGGGCCCGGCCCTCACGATCGGCCCGTTCCTCGCCCTGCTCGCCCTGTGGGCCGTCGGCCGCAAGCAACAAGCCGCCCCCGCCTGGGCCCTCCCGGCCACCGTGCGATCGAGCGAGGGGGAGCCGATCACGCCGTCGATCGTGGTCAAGGCCCTGCGCGACCTGGGCATCGCTCCGCTCAAGGCCGCCATCAAGGAGATGGGGGACGCCGGAGCATCGATGCTCGGGCCGATCACCATCGCCGGGTGCGGTGTGGAGGTCGACGTGACCCTGCCGTCGGGTGTGGCGACGGATGAGGTGCAGAAGCGGCGCCGCAAGCTCGCGGAGAACCTGACCCGGCACGAACACGAGGTGTTCATCACGATCCCGCAGGCCGCGCGCACGGTCAGGTTGTGGATCGCGGACTCGGGTGCGCTGGACGAGCCGATCGGGCCGTCCCCGCTGGTCACCGACGAGACCATGACCGCCGACTACAAGAAGGGCAGGGCGCCGTGGGGGCAGGACCTGCGCGGCGACGCCGCCACCCTGTCCCTGTATCAGCGCCACCTGCTGGTCACGGGCCTGTCCAACCAGGGCAAGACCGCCGCCCTGCGCTCGCTCGCCCTATGGCTGGCCCTGGACCGCTCCGTGCAGTTCTGGATCGCTGACCTCAAGGGCATCGGCGACTGGGCCATGTTCGACGGCATCGCGCAGGTCCTGATCGAGGGGCCTTCCGACGATCACGTCATCCAGGCG encodes:
- a CDS encoding FtsK/SpoIIIE domain-containing protein — its product is MSENVVHLHKNTDPAAVTTLTVVPDASPARPVPLWVRSGRAVKTAVTHEKTRVAARAAARHTSYTFNGGRIVARRAWDGRTGSRYERYMRTAEAAGNMELAAEWEERLQRFRDARHRRRMDLLHSPVEAAKGVAVGAGMSVGVLVGLGVILAISSGQAADVITPLSATIEFIALLIRIVQIVWGPALTIGPFLALLALWAVGRKQQAAPAWALPATVRSSEGEPITPSIVVKALRDLGIAPLKAAIKEMGDAGASMLGPITIAGCGVEVDVTLPSGVATDEVQKRRRKLAENLTRHEHEVFITIPQAARTVRLWIADSGALDEPIGPSPLVTDETMTADYKKGRAPWGQDLRGDAATLSLYQRHLLVTGLSNQGKTAALRSLALWLALDRSVQFWIADLKGIGDWAMFDGIAQVLIEGPSDDHVIQATEMVEDAVEEMNRRIEERRRDPSIVFQPLIVVVDEAQLAFMCPVVGDDKRPYGGSKATSRYFMAVRKVHNQGRAVDVLMWQGTQDPTDQNLPKLVREGAHTRASLVLGTESQARMALGDKAVDGGAAPHLLRQGLDKGTLVVASDGITIPAGQASITVRTHFIDDEPAAEIAARAKALRDGVTTLRVVDQGEERDALADVAAVIGDESRLRTNEVLKRLHALDPKVYGDQWTNDRLKALLEEHGEEPKKSHGVMVVHRDHVLRALANRDTDGSASAS